One Sediminibacillus dalangtanensis genomic region harbors:
- a CDS encoding fructosamine kinase family protein, with protein MEQLIKEKLAAIGDSSTVNTIRQVGGGDINQAYYVRTQEREYFIKGNNNIPPHFFRVEAKGLRSIKETNTVAVPEVLDYDEPEKGKTGLLVMDWIAGNPSRKTTEQLGRKVAAMHQHQNSQHGFSEDTFIGTLPQPNGLYDNWLTYYREQRLEPQFHTAVSQGNMPETRRKRMAILLDRLDNLIPASVSASLLHGDLWGGNWLPGPDGEPFLIDPSVLYGDRLFELAFTEVFGGFPDDFYKAYQESSPLPDYYPDVKPLYQLYYLLVHLNMFGEAYGSSVDRVLSEYVG; from the coding sequence GTGGAACAACTAATCAAAGAGAAGTTGGCTGCTATCGGCGACTCGTCAACCGTAAACACCATACGTCAGGTAGGCGGAGGTGATATCAACCAGGCATACTATGTGCGTACACAGGAACGGGAGTACTTTATCAAGGGGAACAACAATATCCCCCCGCACTTTTTCCGTGTTGAAGCAAAAGGCCTTCGCTCCATTAAAGAAACGAATACAGTAGCCGTGCCGGAGGTGCTTGATTACGATGAACCGGAAAAAGGGAAGACCGGTCTGCTTGTGATGGACTGGATTGCAGGAAACCCCTCCAGGAAGACGACAGAACAGCTTGGCAGAAAGGTTGCGGCAATGCACCAGCATCAGAACAGCCAACATGGATTTTCCGAAGACACGTTTATCGGGACGCTGCCACAGCCTAATGGATTGTATGATAATTGGCTCACTTACTACCGTGAGCAACGGCTAGAGCCACAGTTCCATACCGCTGTCTCGCAAGGCAATATGCCGGAAACACGCCGAAAACGGATGGCCATCCTTCTCGACAGGCTGGATAACTTGATTCCCGCATCGGTTTCCGCATCCCTGCTGCATGGTGATTTATGGGGCGGGAACTGGCTGCCCGGTCCGGATGGCGAGCCTTTTTTAATCGATCCTTCTGTGCTTTATGGTGACCGGCTGTTTGAACTCGCTTTTACCGAAGTATTCGGAGGGTTCCCCGATGATTTTTACAAAGCTTATCAGGAATCATCCCCTTTACCGGATTATTATCCCGATGTAAAACCTTTGTACCAGCTCTATTATTTATTGGTTCATCTGAATATGTTCGGGGAAGCATACGGATCATCAGTCGACCGTGTTTTGAGCGAGTACGTTGGATAA
- a CDS encoding YjiH family protein: MKNKNYTLADHFKFIIPSLIGIFLFMTPIAVDGEVTIPIAILSNWLQDLLADQLSAIMTIIISITAIASLIVKLAGKQVLNGYPFFQQLFHVSWFWLITRIAAMVFAIMVYFELGHEAIYSADTGAFILGDLLHVLFSVFLFAGLFLPLLLNYGLLELFGTILSKVMRPLFKLPGRASIDSLASWLGDGTIGVLLTSKQYEEGYYTKREAAVIGTTFSIVSITFTLVVIAEVGLMDMFLPFYATVLLAGFVAALIMPRIPPLSRKADTYADDSSQMKDEGIPEGQNIFTWGYRQAVNRGGQETSVLKFFKQGAQNALDMWMGVAPVVMAFGLVALILAEYTPFFQWLGVPFIPLLEIMQIPNATEASQTILVGFADMFLPAIIGSSIESELTRFVIAALSVTQLVYMSEVGGLLLGSKVPVKFYELVIIFLERTIITLPIIVLVAHLIF; encoded by the coding sequence ATGAAAAACAAAAATTATACATTGGCTGACCATTTTAAATTTATCATTCCTTCATTGATCGGCATTTTCCTTTTTATGACCCCTATCGCTGTCGATGGCGAGGTGACGATTCCGATTGCCATCCTGTCCAACTGGCTGCAGGATTTATTGGCTGATCAGCTTTCTGCGATTATGACGATCATCATTTCCATTACAGCGATTGCCAGTCTGATAGTGAAACTGGCCGGAAAGCAAGTGCTTAATGGCTATCCTTTTTTTCAGCAGCTATTCCATGTCAGCTGGTTTTGGCTGATAACCCGGATTGCGGCAATGGTTTTCGCCATCATGGTTTATTTCGAATTAGGCCATGAGGCGATTTATTCTGCAGATACCGGCGCTTTTATTCTCGGAGATTTGCTGCATGTGTTATTTAGCGTATTTTTATTTGCCGGCTTGTTCCTGCCGCTTTTATTGAACTATGGACTGCTGGAACTGTTCGGCACGATTCTTTCTAAGGTAATGCGCCCCTTATTCAAACTTCCCGGACGGGCATCTATCGACTCGCTTGCCTCGTGGCTTGGAGACGGAACGATCGGTGTTTTGCTTACGAGCAAGCAATATGAAGAAGGGTACTATACCAAACGGGAAGCTGCGGTTATCGGTACAACCTTCTCGATCGTTTCCATCACCTTTACGCTTGTGGTTATAGCCGAAGTGGGGCTGATGGATATGTTCCTTCCTTTCTATGCAACTGTCCTGTTGGCAGGATTTGTGGCTGCTTTAATTATGCCGCGGATTCCGCCGCTTTCGCGCAAAGCGGATACGTATGCAGACGACAGCAGCCAAATGAAAGACGAAGGGATTCCGGAAGGTCAGAACATCTTTACTTGGGGATACCGGCAGGCGGTCAACCGCGGCGGTCAGGAAACAAGCGTGTTGAAATTTTTTAAACAGGGTGCCCAAAACGCACTGGATATGTGGATGGGTGTTGCTCCTGTTGTCATGGCGTTCGGTCTTGTCGCCTTGATTCTTGCAGAATACACACCGTTTTTCCAATGGCTTGGTGTTCCGTTTATTCCGTTATTGGAAATAATGCAGATCCCAAATGCCACGGAGGCTTCCCAAACGATTTTGGTCGGCTTTGCTGATATGTTCCTGCCTGCGATAATCGGAAGCTCGATCGAGAGCGAGCTTACCAGGTTCGTGATTGCAGCACTTTCCGTCACCCAGTTGGTTTATATGTCTGAAGTCGGGGGACTGCTGCTTGGTTCCAAGGTACCGGTGAAGTTTTATGAGTTGGTGATTATTTTTCTTGAGCGGACCATCATTACCTTGCCGATCATCGTACTGGTAGCCCACCTCATTTTTTAG
- a CDS encoding acyltransferase family protein codes for MKRDAFFDNAKFLLIFLVVFGHLIQPLKTDSAVINVLYHWIYLFHMPAFILLSGFFAKGSGSKGYIVKLSKKLLLPYMIFQLFYTIYYFFIGKGDWMAAPFYPHWSLWFLFSLFCWHLLLIVFSKLPMFKGLAAAVMLGIMVGYFDTIGHSFSLSRTFVFFPFFLLGYWLTKEQVMLAKTKLVKSASLIIMTAAVLVISIYPDFSTDWLLGSKSYAAMDASTSGGLSRLAVYASALVMTFSIFAWVPRTPGLWTEFGKRTLYVYLLHGFFIQYIRQEDWLFYNHPVDIIGFAAVSMAIVLVLSNKTMLTIWQPFIEGNASLLKEKLFSHRKQR; via the coding sequence ATGAAGAGGGATGCTTTTTTTGACAATGCCAAGTTCCTGCTGATTTTTCTGGTTGTTTTCGGTCACTTGATTCAACCGCTAAAAACCGATTCAGCAGTAATCAATGTTTTATATCATTGGATTTATCTATTTCACATGCCGGCGTTTATCCTGTTATCGGGATTCTTTGCCAAAGGATCGGGAAGTAAGGGGTATATCGTAAAGTTATCGAAAAAACTGCTTTTACCGTACATGATTTTCCAATTGTTCTATACCATCTATTACTTTTTTATCGGAAAAGGGGACTGGATGGCAGCTCCTTTTTACCCCCACTGGTCCCTTTGGTTCTTATTCAGCTTGTTCTGTTGGCACTTGCTATTAATTGTATTCAGCAAGCTGCCGATGTTCAAAGGTCTCGCAGCAGCAGTCATGCTGGGAATAATGGTTGGTTATTTTGACACTATCGGCCATTCGTTCAGTTTATCCAGAACGTTTGTCTTTTTTCCATTTTTCCTGCTTGGCTATTGGCTGACCAAAGAACAGGTGATGCTGGCAAAAACCAAGCTGGTGAAATCGGCGTCGCTTATCATCATGACAGCAGCCGTTTTGGTTATAAGTATCTATCCTGATTTTTCAACAGACTGGCTGCTCGGATCCAAGTCGTACGCAGCGATGGATGCGTCCACTTCGGGTGGACTTTCTAGACTGGCCGTCTATGCTTCTGCGCTGGTTATGACTTTCAGCATCTTCGCCTGGGTACCGCGGACGCCTGGATTATGGACCGAATTTGGGAAGCGGACGTTGTATGTTTACTTGCTTCACGGATTTTTCATTCAATATATCCGCCAGGAAGACTGGCTTTTCTACAACCATCCAGTCGATATCATTGGTTTTGCGGCCGTTTCCATGGCAATCGTGCTAGTACTATCCAACAAAACAATGCTTACCATCTGGCAGCCGTTTATTGAAGGCAATGCTTCCCTGTTGAAGGAAAAGCTTTTCTCCCACCGCAAGCAGCGGTGA
- the ku gene encoding non-homologous end joining protein Ku, translated as MHTMWKGTISFGLVNIPVKLHAATENKDVKLRQLHKECQSPIKYQKVCPVCEREVESEEIVKAFEYAKNKFVVLTDEEMAELQEEHTDKAVEIVDFVQLEEIDPIYFEKSYYLSPNEGGGKAYTLLRQALADSGKIGVAKMVIRSKEQLAAIRVYENTLVVETIHYPDEVRDVKEVPNVPEDAKADPKELDTAKMLIDQLTSEFDPEKYKDNYRTALLDLIEEKKNADETATAQDKPVPDNVHNLMEALEASLDRAKNDKPDQPAEKKKTTSPKKPKKKMKKNA; from the coding sequence ATGCACACGATGTGGAAAGGGACAATCAGCTTCGGACTGGTCAATATTCCGGTGAAGCTCCATGCCGCAACGGAAAACAAAGATGTTAAATTGCGGCAACTGCATAAGGAGTGTCAATCACCGATTAAATACCAAAAGGTCTGTCCGGTATGTGAAAGAGAAGTGGAATCCGAAGAGATCGTCAAGGCCTTCGAATATGCGAAAAACAAATTTGTTGTGCTGACCGACGAGGAGATGGCTGAACTGCAGGAAGAGCACACGGATAAAGCCGTGGAAATCGTTGATTTCGTACAACTGGAGGAAATCGATCCGATTTACTTTGAAAAAAGCTATTATTTATCGCCTAATGAAGGGGGAGGAAAAGCGTACACCCTCCTAAGACAAGCCTTGGCTGACAGCGGGAAAATAGGGGTAGCCAAGATGGTGATCCGCTCTAAAGAGCAATTGGCTGCCATCAGAGTGTACGAAAATACACTGGTCGTGGAAACCATCCATTATCCAGACGAAGTAAGAGACGTGAAAGAAGTGCCGAATGTCCCTGAAGATGCCAAAGCAGACCCGAAAGAACTGGATACGGCAAAAATGTTGATTGATCAGCTAACAAGTGAATTCGACCCGGAAAAATATAAAGACAATTACCGGACAGCACTGCTCGATTTAATCGAAGAGAAGAAAAACGCCGATGAAACAGCGACTGCTCAAGATAAGCCAGTTCCTGACAATGTCCATAACTTGATGGAAGCGCTCGAAGCTTCGCTGGATAGAGCCAAAAACGATAAACCAGACCAGCCAGCAGAAAAGAAAAAAACCACCAGCCCGAAAAAACCAAAAAAGAAAATGAAAAAAAATGCATAA